One region of Fimbriiglobus ruber genomic DNA includes:
- a CDS encoding aspartate kinase, giving the protein MTEAARKAIRAKHAGNHVIVVVSAQGSTTDDLIAKAAEITARPSPREMDTLLATGEQISCALAAMAVHELGEKAISFTGPQIGIVTDSTHRKARIKKIDTHRLREALDDGNIVIVAGFQGMDELEDITTLGRGGSDTTAVAVAAAMKLAGYEVECEIYTDVDGVYTTDPRVVPDARKMDAISYDEMLEMASMGAGVMHSRSIEFAKKFDVPLMVRNARSDAIGTWIVPTAAWMGEIPVCGAALAADEARIALEGVPDQPGVSHKIFSALAAANIAVDMIAQSVGRAGRATIGFTVINTDLDRTIKTLKPIVAELGATLVQIGKVSKVSVVGAGMRTVSGVAEKMFNALAAEGINLKMVTTGDIKISVLIEEDAADLVLEPGDAPTEKVKKSHEDAKKAIIGRRALRAVHAAFGLAKPRKGAGDNTPAIGYKPRSAPLVEAAAKDRESAVARLDGMEDVLVSGVHLNTDQSRITIFDLPDVPGNCARVFNAVASGGTLVDMIVQNMTAPGRAELSFTVPKVDLAHALQRTQDVVRALDSVARVVGDADVAVLYVLGVGMRTHTGVARNMFGALAQKGINIRMINTSEVCIGVVVESARGDEALACLKAVFRVK; this is encoded by the coding sequence ATGACGGAGGCGGCCCGCAAGGCGATCCGCGCCAAACATGCCGGCAATCACGTGATTGTGGTGGTCAGCGCCCAGGGCAGCACGACCGACGACCTGATCGCCAAGGCGGCCGAGATCACCGCCCGCCCGTCCCCCCGGGAGATGGACACGCTGCTCGCGACCGGCGAACAAATCTCCTGCGCGCTGGCGGCGATGGCCGTCCACGAACTCGGCGAAAAGGCGATCAGCTTCACCGGCCCGCAGATCGGTATCGTCACCGACAGCACCCACCGCAAGGCCCGGATCAAGAAGATCGACACCCACCGGCTCCGCGAGGCGCTGGACGACGGGAACATTGTGATCGTAGCCGGGTTCCAGGGGATGGACGAACTCGAAGACATCACGACCCTCGGCCGCGGCGGGTCGGACACGACGGCCGTCGCCGTGGCCGCCGCCATGAAGTTGGCCGGGTACGAGGTCGAGTGCGAGATTTACACGGACGTCGACGGCGTCTACACGACCGACCCGCGGGTGGTGCCGGACGCCCGCAAGATGGACGCGATCAGCTACGACGAGATGCTCGAAATGGCGAGCATGGGGGCCGGAGTCATGCACTCCCGGTCGATCGAGTTCGCCAAGAAGTTCGACGTCCCCCTCATGGTCCGCAACGCCCGATCGGACGCGATCGGGACGTGGATCGTCCCGACGGCCGCGTGGATGGGCGAGATCCCGGTCTGCGGCGCGGCCCTCGCGGCCGACGAGGCCCGGATCGCGCTGGAGGGCGTCCCGGACCAGCCGGGCGTCAGCCACAAGATCTTCTCGGCCCTCGCGGCGGCCAACATCGCGGTCGACATGATCGCTCAAAGCGTCGGCCGCGCGGGCCGGGCGACGATCGGGTTCACCGTCATCAACACCGACCTCGATCGGACGATCAAGACGCTCAAGCCGATCGTCGCCGAACTCGGGGCGACCCTGGTTCAGATCGGGAAGGTGAGCAAGGTGTCGGTGGTCGGGGCGGGGATGCGAACGGTTAGCGGGGTGGCCGAGAAGATGTTCAACGCCCTCGCGGCGGAGGGCATCAACCTCAAAATGGTCACGACCGGGGACATCAAGATCAGCGTGCTGATCGAAGAAGACGCGGCCGACCTGGTCCTCGAACCCGGGGACGCGCCGACGGAAAAGGTCAAGAAATCTCACGAGGATGCCAAGAAAGCTATTATCGGCCGCCGCGCTCTCCGGGCGGTCCACGCGGCGTTCGGCCTCGCCAAGCCCCGCAAGGGGGCCGGCGACAACACGCCGGCTATCGGGTACAAGCCCCGCTCGGCCCCGCTCGTCGAGGCCGCGGCCAAGGACCGCGAGTCGGCCGTGGCCCGGTTGGACGGCATGGAAGACGTGCTCGTGAGCGGCGTCCACCTCAACACCGACCAGAGCCGGATCACGATCTTCGACCTGCCGGACGTGCCCGGAAACTGCGCCCGGGTGTTCAACGCGGTCGCCTCGGGCGGGACGCTGGTGGACATGATCGTCCAGAATATGACTGCCCCCGGACGGGCCGAGTTGTCGTTCACGGTGCCCAAAGTCGACCTGGCTCACGCCCTGCAGCGAACGCAAGACGTCGTCCGCGCACTCGACTCCGTCGCGCGGGTGGTCGGCGACGCCGACGTCGCAGTCCTGTACGTCCTCGGCGTCGGCATGCGGACGCACACGGGCGTGGCCCGGAACATGTTCGGGGCGCTGGCCCAAAAGGGCATCAACATCCGGATGATTAACACGAGCGAGGTGTGTATCGGCGTGGTCGTCGAATCCGCCCGCGGCGACGAAGCGCTGGCCTGCCTGAAAGCGGTGTTCAGGGTGAAGTGA
- a CDS encoding ABC transporter permease: MNLHGLLIAPTGERQPLAVSAAVIRLGRDPECEICVDAALYSNVSSVHARIDQSAAGFLLTHLSKSNKTLLNGSPLSGLTPIKAGDKIRLGYTGPTVQILLVAVLMVMVFGRLPDIDNPIERGQKTVSLLFLLAVSSFWLGCNNSAKELVKERIIFLRERDFNLRVDSYYLSKFVVMVGIGLLQILLLLGIVRVACDPAGSLLGQKLILSLLAVTGTTVGLFISSAPRTEEIATALVPVAVLPQIVLAGVIAPLSSAPKFVAKVFITSYSGQRSLESLLPAADVAFLKREDAIVVGALSFVLGHVVIFSALTYYLLLRGSSK, from the coding sequence ATGAACCTTCACGGTTTATTGATAGCCCCGACAGGCGAACGCCAGCCGCTGGCGGTATCTGCCGCCGTAATCCGGTTGGGGCGCGATCCCGAATGCGAGATCTGCGTCGACGCAGCCCTGTATTCTAATGTCTCGTCCGTTCACGCTCGTATTGACCAGTCGGCGGCTGGGTTTTTGCTAACGCATTTGAGCAAGAGTAACAAGACGTTGCTCAACGGCAGCCCACTTAGCGGGCTCACGCCGATTAAAGCGGGCGACAAAATCCGCCTGGGCTATACCGGCCCGACCGTACAAATCCTGCTCGTCGCCGTACTCATGGTCATGGTGTTCGGGCGGTTGCCCGACATCGACAACCCCATCGAGCGCGGCCAAAAAACGGTGAGTTTGTTATTCCTGCTCGCCGTGTCGAGTTTCTGGCTCGGTTGCAACAATTCGGCCAAGGAGTTGGTTAAGGAGCGAATCATTTTCCTTCGGGAGCGCGACTTCAACCTCCGCGTCGACAGCTACTACCTGTCGAAATTTGTGGTCATGGTCGGGATCGGGTTGTTGCAGATCCTTCTCCTCCTCGGAATCGTCCGCGTGGCATGCGATCCCGCGGGGAGTCTGCTCGGTCAGAAGCTCATTCTCTCGCTCCTCGCCGTGACCGGGACGACGGTCGGGTTGTTCATCTCGTCCGCACCGCGGACGGAGGAGATCGCGACGGCCCTCGTTCCTGTGGCGGTGCTGCCGCAGATCGTTTTGGCAGGCGTCATCGCTCCCTTATCCAGCGCTCCCAAGTTCGTCGCAAAAGTGTTCATCACGTCCTACTCTGGTCAACGAAGTTTGGAATCCCTACTCCCCGCGGCCGATGTCGCCTTCCTGAAACGGGAAGACGCGATTGTCGTCGGGGCGCTCAGCTTTGTATTAGGCCACGTCGTTATCTTTTCCGCGCTGACCTACTACCTGTTGCTGCGGGGGTCTTCAAAATGA
- a CDS encoding glycosyltransferase, translating to MSTASPIPTSEPPGRPAPVALLTLTDLAPGAGADAVGGEPGWAVAAPHVRFTAPGLLDPGWYEVRIGAASADRFTIRKRLEVTFDPGDGDSRPAAREAFAWNRSFGETFMIRLTRPAAGVRVDVWHAEGRLTLTDFVVRRVSRPSTIARAVREKVRLTLAYRCFGPALKRGGRMLLSGRFREFGTKLLRGLTDARVMQIGGNQVGEIDGGWRRRHALPADEADRVRAAVLAMSDPPPFAVLVAVDGPTAEAAQLSAHSVRRQMYPHWHLLVAASGPPAIVADLTRTLAADPRVTVVRATASAGRAAAVAQALARTDCERIVVLPPGIELTEHALYYFAKSVQADPGIGVFGGRVAGTLATGTDAPDDGVANAVWVTKTRRLPDDVPSELTPAALGTWVTGGTEGPRSLLEPVLAYPPDGRPLLDRGRVGPAPTGKGRRLFLGADVRGIGGYDHVAFALLKGLASAGADLRMHPVAAVRADLVPPGLLPLAAPRRAGDPQLVMGPPFLVPRFGLDRASAVLTMWETDRFDPHWVSELNKSGLVIVPSQWQAGCFRADGITAPIAVAPLGFDPLVYHPVGGFPEVCTFGTAGALTAGGVRKNAQRVIDLFRRAFPTEADVRLRVKISHGSPGVETYDDPRVDVIRAALPMAELADWYRSLTAYVNASCGEGFGLHLIEAMACGRPLVTPCHTGLTAFFDPSIGYAVDYTLVPVRNEIYTGHWAEPSDDSLAAQMRRVYADRAEVERLGAASAARAKGFTWKAAGRQVVAALREYGLLPA from the coding sequence GCGGACCGGTTCACCATTCGCAAGCGGCTCGAAGTCACGTTCGACCCGGGCGACGGCGATTCGCGGCCGGCCGCCCGCGAGGCGTTCGCGTGGAACCGGAGCTTCGGCGAGACGTTCATGATCCGCCTGACCCGCCCGGCGGCCGGGGTGCGGGTCGACGTGTGGCACGCCGAGGGTCGCCTGACGCTCACCGATTTCGTCGTCCGGCGGGTGTCCCGGCCGTCTACCATAGCCCGCGCGGTCCGCGAGAAAGTCCGGCTCACCCTCGCTTACCGATGCTTCGGTCCCGCGCTCAAGCGGGGCGGCCGGATGCTCCTCAGTGGCCGGTTCCGCGAGTTCGGCACGAAGCTCCTCCGCGGGCTGACAGACGCCCGCGTCATGCAGATCGGGGGCAATCAGGTCGGCGAGATCGATGGCGGGTGGCGGCGCCGGCACGCGCTCCCGGCGGACGAGGCCGACCGCGTCCGGGCCGCCGTCCTCGCCATGAGCGACCCGCCGCCGTTCGCGGTCCTCGTCGCGGTCGACGGGCCGACGGCCGAGGCCGCCCAGCTGTCCGCCCACTCGGTCCGCCGGCAGATGTACCCGCACTGGCACCTGCTCGTCGCGGCGTCCGGCCCGCCCGCGATCGTCGCGGACCTGACCCGGACCCTCGCCGCCGACCCGCGGGTGACGGTCGTTCGGGCGACGGCGTCTGCCGGGCGGGCCGCCGCCGTGGCCCAGGCGCTGGCCCGGACCGATTGCGAGCGCATCGTGGTCCTCCCGCCCGGGATCGAACTGACCGAGCACGCCCTCTACTACTTCGCCAAGTCGGTCCAGGCCGACCCGGGGATCGGGGTCTTCGGCGGCCGGGTCGCCGGGACGCTCGCGACGGGAACGGACGCACCGGACGACGGGGTGGCGAACGCGGTCTGGGTGACGAAGACGAGGCGGTTGCCCGACGACGTACCTTCCGAACTGACCCCGGCCGCCCTTGGAACATGGGTCACGGGCGGGACCGAAGGGCCGCGGAGCCTGCTCGAGCCGGTCCTCGCGTACCCGCCGGACGGCCGCCCGCTGCTCGACCGCGGGCGCGTGGGACCGGCCCCGACCGGCAAGGGCCGGCGGCTGTTCCTGGGGGCCGACGTCCGCGGGATCGGCGGGTACGACCACGTCGCGTTCGCGTTGCTCAAGGGGCTGGCGTCGGCCGGGGCCGACCTGCGGATGCACCCCGTGGCCGCCGTCCGGGCCGACCTCGTCCCGCCCGGGTTACTGCCCCTCGCGGCCCCGCGGCGCGCCGGCGACCCGCAACTGGTGATGGGACCGCCGTTCCTGGTCCCGCGGTTCGGGCTCGATCGCGCCTCGGCCGTGCTGACCATGTGGGAAACCGACCGGTTCGACCCGCACTGGGTTTCGGAGTTGAACAAATCCGGGCTGGTGATCGTCCCGAGTCAGTGGCAGGCGGGCTGTTTCCGGGCGGACGGGATCACGGCCCCGATCGCCGTCGCCCCGCTCGGCTTCGACCCACTCGTTTACCACCCGGTCGGCGGGTTCCCCGAGGTCTGCACGTTCGGAACAGCCGGGGCACTGACGGCCGGCGGCGTGCGGAAGAACGCCCAACGGGTGATCGACCTCTTCCGCCGGGCCTTCCCGACCGAAGCGGACGTCCGGCTGCGGGTCAAGATCAGCCACGGCTCGCCCGGCGTCGAAACCTACGACGACCCCCGGGTCGACGTGATCCGGGCCGCCCTCCCGATGGCCGAGTTGGCGGACTGGTATCGGTCGCTGACGGCTTACGTGAACGCGTCGTGCGGTGAAGGATTTGGCCTCCACCTGATTGAGGCGATGGCGTGCGGGCGGCCGCTCGTGACCCCGTGCCATACCGGCCTGACCGCGTTCTTCGACCCGTCGATCGGGTACGCCGTGGACTACACGCTGGTCCCGGTGCGGAACGAGATTTACACCGGCCACTGGGCCGAGCCGAGCGACGATTCGCTGGCTGCCCAGATGCGGCGGGTGTACGCCGATCGAGCGGAAGTCGAACGACTCGGAGCCGCGTCGGCCGCACGAGCCAAGGGGTTCACGTGGAAGGCCGCCGGGCGACAGGTCGTCGCCGCGTTGCGGGAGTACGGGCTTTTGCCGGCGTAA